The following are encoded together in the Gemmatimonadota bacterium genome:
- a CDS encoding nicotinate phosphoribosyltransferase, which yields MSDASLQQALPAPLPWVAARDLCLLTDLYQLAMVRAYWEEDMRGEAVFSLFARRLPPSRNFLLACGQEAVLEAIEGLAFDDAALRHLATFEVFPPSFLDWLAGFRFTGDVFGVPEGTPVFAREPIVEVVAPLPQAQLVETLLVNQVHLQTVLASKATRVVSAARGHPVVDFGLRRSHGVDAGLKAARAFYVAGVAATSNVLAGKVWGIPVSGTMTHSYLEAHADELEALRAFAARFADTTLLVDSHGTLEGVRNVITLATELGDSFDVRAVRLDPGRDGRLAKEARAVLDQAGLSHVDIFASGGLDEASIDRLMEAGTPIAGFGVGTEMSVPRDAPSLDLAYALSAYRGPGPLKIDADNILPGRKQIFRVEVDGVAMRDVIARADEERPGTPLLVPLMSRGRRTQAARRTLPEIRDAARASVAALPERVRGVGAPDTPYPVEVSDRLEEERRRHAEAPAAEDH from the coding sequence ATGAGCGACGCGAGCCTGCAGCAAGCCCTGCCCGCCCCCCTGCCGTGGGTTGCGGCCCGCGACCTGTGCCTCCTCACGGACTTGTACCAGCTGGCGATGGTGCGCGCGTACTGGGAGGAGGACATGAGGGGCGAGGCGGTGTTCAGCCTGTTCGCGCGCAGGCTTCCGCCGAGCCGCAACTTCCTGCTGGCGTGCGGCCAGGAGGCCGTGCTCGAGGCGATCGAAGGACTGGCGTTCGACGACGCGGCGCTGCGCCACCTGGCGACCTTCGAGGTGTTTCCGCCGTCATTTCTGGACTGGCTCGCCGGATTCCGCTTCACGGGCGACGTGTTCGGCGTGCCGGAGGGGACGCCGGTGTTCGCGCGCGAGCCCATCGTCGAGGTCGTCGCGCCGCTGCCGCAGGCGCAGCTCGTGGAGACGCTGCTGGTCAACCAGGTGCACCTCCAGACGGTGCTCGCCTCCAAGGCCACCCGCGTCGTGTCGGCCGCGCGCGGCCACCCGGTGGTGGATTTCGGGCTGCGCCGCTCCCACGGGGTGGACGCCGGCCTGAAGGCGGCGCGCGCGTTCTACGTCGCGGGCGTGGCGGCGACCAGCAACGTCCTCGCGGGCAAGGTCTGGGGCATCCCCGTCAGCGGGACCATGACGCACAGCTACCTGGAGGCCCACGCCGACGAGCTGGAGGCGTTGCGCGCGTTCGCGGCGCGCTTCGCCGACACCACGCTGCTGGTCGACAGCCACGGCACGCTGGAAGGCGTGCGCAACGTGATCACGTTGGCCACCGAGCTCGGCGACTCGTTCGACGTGCGCGCGGTGCGGCTGGATCCGGGCCGTGACGGCCGCCTGGCCAAGGAAGCCCGGGCGGTGCTGGACCAGGCCGGCTTGTCCCACGTGGACATCTTCGCCAGCGGCGGGCTGGACGAGGCCTCGATCGATCGGCTGATGGAGGCGGGAACGCCCATAGCCGGCTTCGGCGTCGGCACCGAGATGTCGGTGCCGCGCGACGCCCCCTCGCTGGACCTCGCGTACGCGCTGTCGGCGTACCGCGGGCCCGGCCCGCTGAAGATCGACGCCGACAACATCCTGCCCGGCCGCAAGCAGATCTTCCGCGTGGAGGTCGACGGCGTCGCCATGCGCGACGTGATCGCGCGCGCGGACGAGGAGCGGCCGGGGACGCCGCTGCTCGTGCCCCTGATGAGCCGCGGCAGGCGGACCCAGGCGGCGCGCCGAACGCTGCCGGAGATACGCGACGCGGCGCGCGCGAGCGTCGCCGCGCTGCCGGAGCGGGTGCGGGGCGTGGGCGCGCCGGACACGCCCTACCCGGTCGAGGTTTCCGACCGCCTCGAAGAGGAGCGCAGGCGCCACGCGGAGGCGCCAGCGGCGGAGGACCACTGA
- a CDS encoding sodium:proton antiporter gives MTIFELLAVVITLTAALGFANERWLRLPTVIGVTIAGMVTSIGVLALGHFGAFGGGTAFAEDVLARIDFDALLMQGMLGALLFAGALEVDIGELARQKWTILVLATVGVVASTFIVGGALHLVLGALGLRIDFVYALLFGALISPTDPIAVLALLKRARAPKELETLIGGESLFNDGVGVVVFALILGVAVAGGHGDPAGGADFGHVATLFLEEAVGGVLFGLALGLAAYWMLKEIDAYGIEILVTLAVVTGGYALAGRLHTSGPLAMVVAGLLIGNRGRAFAMSEKTKQHLDTFWLVIDEVLNAVLFVLIGLEVLVLELSPLFLVAGLIAIPIVLASRFVSVGLPIMALRRRRRFLDYTVRIMTWGGLRGGIAIALALSIPASRQRDLLLLMTYVVVVFSIIVQGLTVEPLARRAMAGEGLPTAGDVALERADRQRAEERGGDEGAPGEG, from the coding sequence GTGACGATCTTCGAGCTGCTGGCGGTGGTCATCACCCTCACCGCCGCGCTCGGCTTCGCCAACGAGCGCTGGCTGCGCCTGCCCACGGTCATCGGCGTCACCATCGCCGGGATGGTGACCTCCATCGGCGTGCTCGCGCTGGGCCACTTCGGCGCGTTCGGCGGCGGGACCGCGTTCGCCGAGGACGTGCTGGCGCGCATCGACTTCGACGCGCTGCTCATGCAGGGGATGCTGGGCGCGCTCCTGTTCGCGGGCGCGCTCGAGGTCGACATCGGCGAGCTGGCGCGCCAGAAGTGGACGATCCTGGTGCTCGCCACCGTCGGCGTGGTCGCCTCGACGTTCATCGTGGGGGGCGCGCTGCACCTCGTGCTGGGCGCGCTGGGCCTGCGCATCGACTTCGTCTACGCGCTGCTGTTCGGCGCGCTGATCTCGCCCACCGACCCCATCGCCGTGCTCGCGCTGCTCAAGCGCGCGCGCGCCCCCAAGGAGCTGGAGACGCTGATCGGCGGCGAGTCGCTGTTCAACGACGGCGTGGGGGTGGTGGTGTTCGCGCTGATCCTGGGGGTCGCGGTGGCGGGCGGGCACGGCGACCCCGCGGGCGGCGCCGACTTCGGCCACGTGGCCACGCTCTTCCTGGAGGAGGCGGTCGGCGGCGTCCTGTTCGGCCTGGCGCTGGGGCTGGCGGCGTACTGGATGCTGAAGGAGATCGACGCCTACGGCATCGAGATCCTGGTCACGCTGGCGGTGGTCACGGGTGGCTACGCGCTGGCCGGGAGGCTGCACACCTCGGGGCCGCTGGCGATGGTCGTGGCGGGGCTGCTCATCGGCAACCGCGGGCGCGCGTTCGCCATGTCGGAGAAGACCAAGCAGCACCTGGACACCTTCTGGCTGGTGATCGACGAGGTGCTGAACGCGGTCCTCTTCGTGCTCATCGGCCTCGAGGTGCTCGTCCTGGAGCTGTCGCCGCTGTTCCTGGTGGCCGGGCTGATCGCCATCCCCATCGTGCTGGCTTCGCGCTTCGTGAGCGTCGGCCTGCCCATCATGGCGCTGCGCCGGCGCCGCCGCTTCCTGGACTACACCGTGCGCATCATGACCTGGGGCGGGCTGCGCGGCGGCATCGCCATCGCGCTGGCGCTGTCCATCCCGGCGTCGCGACAGCGCGACCTGCTGCTGCTCATGACCTACGTGGTGGTGGTCTTCAGCATCATCGTGCAGGGGCTCACGGTGGAGCCGCTGGCGCGCCGGGCGATGGCGGGCGAGGGCCTGCCCACGGCCGGGGACGTGGCTCTGGAGCGCGCGGACCGGCAGCGGGCGGAGGAGCGAGGAGGCGACGAAGGAGCGCCCGGGGAGGGGTAG
- a CDS encoding NAD(P)(+) transhydrogenase (Re/Si-specific) subunit beta, translated as MSAALLIDAAYVIAAVLFIVGLKRLGSPETARSGNISGALGMLVAIAATLFSQEILGFGAILAGVGIGGLIGLVLARTVQMTAMPQLVAVFNGFGGGASALVAVDEYIRIGETGAAATPDVAFTIAAGILIGTVTFSGSMVAFGKLQGVVSGNAVTYPLQNASNALIALGILGVAGWMISAYDPRALLILAAVSFVFGILLVIPIGGADMPVVIALLNSYSGLAASAAGFVLSNDILIISGALVGASGLILTSIMCRAMNRSLANVLFGAFGAGGTTAAIGPAGDGDKTVREITPDDAAVLMAYSKSVVVVPGYGLAVAQAQHQVREMGDLLEEKGVDVRYAIHPVAGRMPGHMNVLLAEANVPYPQLWEMERINPELERTDVVLIVGANDVVNPTAEDDPSSPIYGMPIIEVHHAKHTIVLKRSLSPGFAGIDNPLFYAESNRMLFGDAKASITALVQELKNL; from the coding sequence GTGAGCGCCGCCCTTCTCATCGACGCGGCGTACGTGATCGCCGCGGTCCTCTTCATCGTCGGCCTCAAGCGCCTCGGCTCACCCGAGACCGCGCGCTCGGGCAACATATCGGGCGCGCTGGGCATGCTCGTCGCCATCGCCGCCACGCTCTTCAGCCAGGAGATCCTGGGGTTCGGCGCGATCCTGGCCGGCGTCGGCATCGGTGGGCTGATCGGGCTGGTGCTCGCGCGCACCGTGCAGATGACCGCCATGCCGCAGCTCGTGGCGGTGTTCAACGGCTTCGGCGGCGGCGCGTCCGCGCTGGTCGCCGTGGACGAGTACATCCGCATTGGCGAGACGGGGGCCGCCGCAACGCCCGACGTGGCGTTCACGATCGCCGCGGGCATCCTGATCGGCACGGTGACGTTCTCCGGCAGCATGGTGGCGTTCGGCAAGCTGCAGGGCGTGGTCTCGGGCAACGCCGTGACCTACCCGCTGCAGAACGCCTCCAACGCGCTCATCGCGCTCGGCATCCTGGGCGTGGCCGGGTGGATGATCTCCGCCTACGACCCGCGCGCGCTGCTGATCCTGGCGGCGGTGTCGTTCGTGTTCGGGATCCTGCTCGTGATCCCCATCGGCGGCGCCGACATGCCGGTGGTGATCGCGCTGCTGAACTCCTACTCGGGGCTGGCGGCGTCGGCCGCCGGGTTCGTCCTGAGCAACGACATCCTGATCATCAGCGGCGCGCTGGTGGGCGCGTCCGGGCTGATCCTGACGTCGATCATGTGCCGCGCGATGAACCGCTCGCTGGCCAACGTGCTGTTCGGCGCGTTCGGCGCGGGTGGCACTACGGCCGCGATCGGGCCCGCGGGTGACGGCGACAAGACCGTACGCGAGATCACCCCCGACGACGCGGCGGTGCTGATGGCGTACTCGAAGTCCGTCGTGGTGGTGCCCGGCTACGGGCTGGCGGTGGCGCAGGCGCAGCACCAGGTGCGCGAGATGGGCGACCTGCTGGAGGAGAAGGGGGTGGACGTGCGCTACGCGATCCACCCCGTGGCGGGGCGCATGCCGGGCCACATGAACGTGCTGCTGGCGGAGGCCAACGTGCCCTACCCGCAGCTCTGGGAGATGGAGCGGATCAACCCCGAGCTGGAGCGCACCGACGTGGTCCTGATCGTGGGCGCCAACGACGTGGTGAACCCCACCGCCGAGGACGACCCCAGCAGCCCGATCTACGGCATGCCCATCATCGAGGTGCACCACGCCAAGCACACCATCGTGCTCAAGCGCAGCCTGAGCCCCGGCTTCGCGGGGATCGACAACCCGCTGTTCTACGCGGAATCCAACCGCATGCTGTTCGGCGACGCCAAGGCCAGCATCACCGCCCTCGTACAGGAGCTGAAGAACCTGTGA
- a CDS encoding NAD(P) transhydrogenase subunit alpha, which produces MLEALLISITIFVLAMFVGFEVITKVPTILHTPLMSGSNAISGIAIIGAVLVAGRLSGTLSVTLGVIAVAMATINVVGGFLVTDRMLQMFKRKEEGQ; this is translated from the coding sequence ATGCTCGAAGCGCTGTTGATTTCGATCACGATCTTCGTGCTGGCGATGTTCGTCGGCTTCGAGGTCATCACGAAGGTCCCGACCATCCTGCACACGCCCCTGATGTCCGGCTCCAACGCCATCTCGGGCATCGCCATCATAGGCGCGGTGCTGGTGGCCGGCCGGCTGTCGGGGACGCTCAGCGTCACGCTCGGCGTGATCGCGGTCGCGATGGCCACGATCAACGTAGTCGGCGGCTTCCTCGTCACCGACCGCATGCTGCAGATGTTCAAGCGCAAGGAGGAGGGCCAGTGA